One window of Catonella massiliensis genomic DNA carries:
- a CDS encoding DUF3990 domain-containing protein has product MEDYITIFHGSEKIIEHPIWGEGRKNNDFGIGFYCTESLELAKEWAVSSLRDGFANKYTLDTKYLNILNLNSSAYTILNWIAVLVEHRLFSITTPVARKAKSYLVEKFGVNVNAFDIIRGYRADDSYFDYAESFINNAISVEQLAQAMKLGKLGEQIVIKSKYAFTKLKYKGFEVAEQGKYYVHRKSRNDEANRQYFEMLDKESDGLYIQDIIRGGITNDNPCIPRNISE; this is encoded by the coding sequence ATGGAAGATTATATCACTATTTTTCATGGTTCAGAGAAAATTATCGAGCATCCAATATGGGGTGAAGGCAGGAAGAATAATGACTTTGGGATAGGCTTTTATTGTACTGAAAGTCTTGAACTGGCAAAAGAATGGGCAGTATCATCTTTACGCGATGGGTTTGCCAATAAATACACACTTGATACCAAATATCTAAATATATTGAATTTAAATAGTTCTGCTTACACTATACTTAACTGGATTGCTGTGTTAGTGGAGCATCGCTTATTTTCAATTACAACGCCTGTCGCAAGAAAGGCAAAAAGCTATCTTGTTGAAAAGTTTGGCGTAAATGTCAATGCCTTTGATATTATTAGGGGCTATCGTGCGGATGATTCATATTTTGACTATGCAGAGTCGTTTATCAATAATGCTATTTCTGTCGAACAGCTTGCACAGGCTATGAAGCTTGGCAAATTAGGAGAGCAGATTGTTATCAAATCAAAGTATGCATTTACAAAGCTAAAGTACAAAGGTTTTGAGGTTGCAGAACAGGGAAAATATTATGTACATCGCAAATCGAGAAATGATGAGGCTAATAGGCAGTATTTTGAAATGTTGGATAAAGAAAGCGACGGACTATATATTCAGGATATTATAAGAGGAGGCATAACAAATGACAATCCATGCATACCAAGAAATATATCTGAGTAA
- a CDS encoding metal ABC transporter permease, protein MIESLISYFAISYESYFVLLTTAAACAVLSPFLVLRKLSMVSDAISHSVLLGIVIAFFIVKDVGSPFLIVGAAIFGVITVFAVELLSGTGLVKNDDAVGIVFPMFFALAVVLITKFARNVHLDTDVVLMGEVIIAPLNRIEFMGIDLSKAFVQMGILLVVNLLFVIIFFKELKVTTFDRGFAKLAGFSSGTLFYALMTLSSLTAVTAFDAVGAILVVSFLITPGAAAYLVSKDLKVMITISVGYAVINSSIGYVLSLLMNVSMSGMTAAVAGVTFLLTFLFNREGLITAIFIRLKRKSELKSELFLTHIGNHSGKKEEREELGLDSIRDHLKWKQAEVDKTAGRLINNGLIRIDTDKNIYDLTERGREKFVEIGE, encoded by the coding sequence ATGATTGAGTCATTAATATCTTACTTTGCCATATCCTACGAGTCTTACTTTGTACTTCTTACAACTGCCGCAGCCTGTGCGGTGTTAAGTCCGTTTTTGGTCTTAAGGAAGCTTTCAATGGTTTCAGATGCCATTTCGCATTCTGTTTTACTGGGCATAGTTATTGCATTTTTCATAGTAAAGGATGTGGGTTCTCCGTTTTTAATAGTGGGAGCGGCGATATTTGGCGTGATTACAGTATTTGCGGTAGAATTACTTTCGGGAACAGGACTTGTAAAAAATGATGATGCGGTTGGTATAGTCTTCCCGATGTTTTTTGCCCTTGCAGTAGTTCTGATTACGAAATTTGCAAGGAATGTACATCTGGATACAGACGTAGTGCTGATGGGAGAGGTCATCATTGCGCCGTTAAACAGGATAGAATTTATGGGAATCGACCTCTCTAAGGCATTTGTACAGATGGGAATATTGCTTGTGGTAAACTTGCTCTTTGTCATAATTTTCTTTAAGGAACTTAAGGTAACTACCTTTGACAGAGGGTTTGCAAAGCTTGCAGGGTTTTCTTCGGGAACTTTATTTTATGCACTGATGACTCTTTCATCGCTTACAGCGGTTACAGCCTTTGATGCGGTTGGGGCTATTTTAGTGGTTTCGTTTTTGATTACTCCGGGGGCGGCAGCCTATCTTGTAAGCAAAGATTTGAAGGTGATGATAACCATATCTGTTGGCTATGCGGTTATCAATTCTAGTATAGGCTATGTGCTTTCGCTTCTTATGAATGTATCTATGTCGGGAATGACGGCAGCAGTCGCAGGAGTTACATTTTTGCTTACCTTTTTGTTTAATAGAGAGGGGCTGATTACTGCTATATTTATAAGGCTTAAGAGAAAGAGTGAGTTAAAATCCGAACTTTTCCTTACCCATATAGGTAACCATTCAGGCAAAAAGGAGGAAAGAGAGGAGCTGGGCTTAGATTCAATCAGAGACCATCTTAAGTGGAAACAGGCTGAGGTTGATAAGACAGCAGGAAGACTTATAAATAATGGGTTAATAAGAATAGATACAGATAAGAATATTTATGATTTGACTGAGAGAGGCAGGGAGAAGTTTGTAGAGATTGGGGAATAA
- a CDS encoding YbaN family protein, translating into MEKHKIIKIFWIILGFIGFGIGTVGVVVPLLPSFPFYMLTLFAFAKSSDRLHQWFISTNLYKKNLESFVKKEGMTVKTKIRIIVSVTLVMGFGFIMMKNVPIGRIVLAIVWVCHVVYFIFGVKNYTEGENPPGIESEGEEND; encoded by the coding sequence ATGGAAAAACATAAGATTATAAAGATATTTTGGATAATACTCGGCTTTATTGGCTTTGGTATAGGTACGGTGGGAGTTGTAGTTCCCCTCTTACCTTCATTTCCGTTTTATATGTTAACTCTCTTTGCATTTGCAAAAAGCTCGGATAGGCTTCATCAGTGGTTTATATCAACCAATCTTTACAAGAAAAACCTTGAAAGCTTTGTAAAGAAAGAAGGAATGACAGTTAAAACCAAGATCAGGATTATTGTCAGCGTTACACTGGTAATGGGATTTGGCTTTATTATGATGAAAAATGTGCCTATTGGCAGGATAGTACTCGCTATAGTGTGGGTCTGCCATGTGGTTTACTTTATATTTGGGGTAAAGAACTACACCGAGGGGGAGAATCCACCCGGTATAGAGAGTGAGGGAGAGGAAAATGATTAA
- a CDS encoding transglutaminase domain-containing protein translates to MLNNKNQKLFTLSARGICCGLLATGLLIQTGTYPAYAATSGHNNNYRNALASLSDSKLQTLHEKICSLWAYTQAEDEDILINEHEITLDVGDTFKLELKRTNGEAVHGVEWFVKTRIPYDELFTAESYNLQDGACSITSDGLVTAKKAGTTEYWAKYGDALYRCVVVVNQAGETALSKKVVEIADKFRHLSDVDKVMAVHDYLIDHIEYSNPHIRSFAYGALIEGKAVCQGYAQSLAMILNNLNVECHTIVAMTKGSNPVLHEWVRVKLDGEWYYIDLTWDDTPWAEDKNYKYFLINTDMISRDHETGYSLAGGPEVDGSKYLYYAYKKQGIFAETKDDIDKIIRDQINATNQSYTTVKIAVPASVPDYEIHGAIRRIAGSQATLKELNDIKNTSGSYHHYGFNVGFIKAVPSVNAELTGIRPINAAGGTTTGLELTFSEDIGELTPFNVKIGDAHITDIKKTGAGIYELKLGELLSRNDTDLTVSVSKRGYNISNSEKTVHISVAKEATPDVGFEATGLKEGRLVGVEPGLKYSVGDGIWHDITSTSPVNVTTIYKTPIAIVRKSTVDGRLDSEPQFIRPINTREPINLRAVNCSTNNNDGKILYLNRQMEYQKSGGSTWLASPGKEVTGLSSGEYKVRYKASGLNLASGEVTVTVNAGPANTDVQRPYTPIFRPGVNAGTGSPTGENNGSVGGSSAGEVGGSSGGGFAGGDSSSGGGFVGGGFAGGDSSSGGGFAGGGFAGGGFAGGGFAGGGFAGGGGFTGGADTEADSKKVETSKPDDTSVKEVESKDNTASSTEGTDVISISKKVASFSKSDLSDIVKSGVKALNIIGNKVRLSFEAKAIKAISKQTEEDINIKVTGNNTVGLSSKTKKLIGSHPVYDISISGKYGTKITNLGKGYVTVSIPYKLGKSEKTENLLIYYIDKKGNVKKVSKAVYSSKTKTITFATGRLTRFAVGYKKK, encoded by the coding sequence ATGTTAAATAATAAGAACCAGAAATTATTTACTCTCTCAGCAAGAGGAATTTGCTGTGGTTTACTTGCAACAGGATTGCTTATACAGACCGGCACTTACCCGGCTTATGCAGCTACCTCCGGTCATAATAATAATTATAGAAATGCTCTCGCCTCTCTCTCAGACAGCAAGCTTCAGACTCTTCACGAGAAAATATGCAGTCTATGGGCTTATACTCAGGCTGAGGACGAGGATATCCTTATAAATGAGCATGAAATCACCCTAGATGTGGGCGATACCTTTAAGCTTGAGCTTAAAAGAACAAACGGTGAAGCAGTACACGGTGTGGAATGGTTTGTAAAGACAAGGATTCCTTATGATGAGCTATTTACTGCCGAAAGCTACAATCTCCAGGATGGTGCCTGCTCTATAACAAGTGACGGACTTGTGACCGCCAAAAAGGCTGGAACCACCGAGTATTGGGCAAAGTATGGAGATGCCCTTTACAGATGTGTTGTAGTGGTAAATCAGGCAGGAGAAACCGCTCTTTCCAAAAAAGTAGTTGAAATAGCTGATAAGTTCAGGCATTTGAGCGATGTAGACAAGGTAATGGCTGTCCACGACTATCTCATAGACCACATAGAGTATTCCAATCCTCATATCAGAAGCTTTGCCTACGGCGCTTTGATTGAGGGAAAGGCAGTGTGTCAGGGCTATGCCCAGTCCCTTGCCATGATTCTTAATAACCTGAATGTTGAATGCCATACAATAGTAGCCATGACCAAAGGCTCTAATCCTGTGCTGCACGAGTGGGTAAGGGTGAAGCTTGATGGAGAGTGGTACTACATTGACCTCACCTGGGACGATACCCCTTGGGCAGAAGACAAGAACTATAAATACTTTTTGATAAATACTGATATGATATCAAGAGACCACGAAACAGGGTATTCTCTTGCAGGCGGACCAGAGGTAGATGGAAGTAAATATCTCTACTACGCTTACAAAAAGCAGGGCATATTTGCAGAGACAAAGGATGATATCGATAAGATTATAAGAGACCAGATTAATGCTACAAATCAGTCATATACTACGGTAAAAATAGCTGTACCTGCCTCAGTCCCTGACTATGAGATTCATGGTGCGATAAGGAGAATAGCAGGGAGCCAGGCGACCTTAAAAGAGTTAAATGATATTAAAAATACAAGTGGCAGTTATCATCATTACGGCTTTAATGTAGGCTTTATAAAGGCGGTTCCTTCAGTAAACGCCGAGCTTACGGGAATCAGGCCTATAAATGCTGCGGGTGGTACCACTACGGGCTTAGAGCTTACTTTTAGTGAAGATATAGGAGAGCTTACCCCTTTCAATGTAAAAATTGGTGACGCCCATATTACAGATATCAAAAAAACAGGAGCAGGCATTTACGAGCTTAAATTAGGGGAGCTTTTATCAAGAAATGATACTGACCTTACTGTATCAGTAAGTAAAAGAGGATATAACATCTCAAACAGCGAAAAGACTGTTCATATAAGCGTAGCTAAGGAGGCTACACCCGATGTTGGCTTTGAAGCTACAGGGCTTAAGGAGGGCAGGCTTGTAGGTGTAGAGCCCGGGCTTAAATACAGTGTGGGAGACGGTATCTGGCACGATATAACCTCCACTTCTCCTGTTAATGTTACAACAATTTATAAGACTCCCATAGCTATCGTTAGAAAAAGCACAGTGGATGGCAGACTGGATTCAGAGCCCCAGTTTATTCGTCCCATCAATACCAGAGAGCCTATAAATCTAAGAGCAGTTAACTGCAGCACAAATAACAATGACGGTAAAATCCTCTATCTAAACCGTCAGATGGAATACCAAAAGAGTGGCGGCAGCACTTGGCTGGCAAGTCCCGGAAAAGAAGTTACAGGACTTTCAAGCGGAGAATACAAGGTAAGATATAAGGCTAGTGGCCTGAACCTGGCCTCAGGCGAGGTCACAGTGACCGTAAATGCAGGCCCTGCAAACACGGATGTACAAAGACCTTACACTCCTATATTTAGACCCGGTGTAAATGCCGGTACAGGCAGTCCTACAGGCGAAAATAATGGTTCAGTGGGCGGCTCCTCTGCCGGTGAGGTTGGAGGCTCTTCCGGTGGCGGCTTCGCTGGGGGCGATTCTTCTAGTGGCGGTGGCTTTGTAGGTGGCGGCTTTGCCGGTGGCGATTCTTCTAGTGGCGGTGGCTTTGCCGGTGGTGGCTTTGCCGGTGGTGGCTTTGCAGGTGGCGGCTTTGCAGGTGGCGGCTTTGCAGGTGGTGGCGGCTTTACCGGTGGTGCTGATACCGAGGCTGATAGCAAGAAAGTTGAGACCTCTAAGCCTGATGATACAAGCGTAAAAGAAGTAGAAAGCAAGGACAATACAGCCTCTTCTACCGAAGGCACTGATGTTATAAGCATCTCAAAAAAGGTTGCTTCTTTTTCAAAGTCTGACCTTAGTGACATTGTTAAATCAGGTGTTAAAGCGCTTAACATTATCGGCAACAAGGTAAGGCTTAGCTTTGAAGCAAAGGCAATTAAAGCGATTAGCAAGCAGACAGAGGAAGATATAAATATAAAGGTAACAGGCAATAATACCGTAGGACTTTCCTCTAAGACAAAGAAGCTTATAGGCAGCCACCCTGTATATGATATCAGTATTTCAGGAAAATACGGCACAAAAATAACCAATCTCGGTAAGGGATATGTGACAGTATCCATCCCTTACAAGCTTGGCAAATCAGAAAAAACTGAAAATTTACTCATATATTACATTGACAAAAAGGGTAATGTTAAAAAAGTATCAAAGGCAGTTTATAGCTCTAAAACAAAAACCATAACCTTTGCAACAGGCAGGCTTACCCGCTTTGCTGTAGGGTATAAAAAGAAGTAA
- a CDS encoding metal ABC transporter permease, producing MLNMDILTSYSFIIVGSGTFLLAAIAGAVGCITVLKGQSLIGDAIGHAAFPGIILSFMLFMQREPVLLTLGAVASGATAFMLIQVIKENSKLKLDAILAVVLSSFFGVGMVLKSYIQGNSNYKDAAQSGLSSYIFGQAAYIMKDDVKLIVYIGVPTLLLLVLFYKEIKLFLFDEIYAKTIGIRTVLLYGIILIMTMGIIAAGLKLVGAILISSLLIIPAITALQWSEKFSRVLIIAGVVGGVSALIGTYISTAFNGMSTGATIILIMGSFAIISLVTGPHGMIKNLRMRRHGGND from the coding sequence ATGCTTAACATGGACATACTTACAAGCTATTCATTTATCATAGTTGGCAGCGGGACTTTTTTGCTTGCAGCCATAGCAGGGGCTGTGGGCTGTATTACAGTACTTAAGGGACAGTCTCTGATAGGAGATGCCATAGGACATGCTGCATTTCCGGGTATAATCCTGTCTTTTATGCTTTTTATGCAGAGGGAGCCTGTGCTTTTAACGCTGGGAGCAGTAGCCTCCGGCGCTACAGCCTTCATGCTCATCCAGGTCATAAAGGAGAATTCAAAGCTTAAATTAGATGCGATACTTGCAGTAGTTTTATCGTCATTTTTTGGAGTGGGAATGGTGCTAAAAAGCTACATTCAGGGTAACAGCAATTATAAAGATGCTGCTCAGTCGGGGCTTTCAAGCTATATCTTTGGACAGGCAGCATATATAATGAAAGATGATGTGAAGCTCATAGTGTATATTGGTGTTCCTACTTTGCTTTTGCTTGTTTTATTTTATAAAGAAATCAAGCTGTTTTTATTTGATGAAATATATGCAAAGACCATAGGAATAAGAACGGTTTTGCTGTATGGGATAATTCTTATAATGACAATGGGAATAATAGCCGCAGGGCTTAAGCTTGTTGGTGCGATCCTCATATCATCACTGCTTATAATACCCGCAATTACAGCTCTTCAATGGAGTGAAAAATTCAGTCGGGTACTTATAATAGCGGGTGTGGTTGGCGGAGTATCAGCACTTATCGGAACTTATATTTCAACGGCTTTTAACGGAATGAGCACAGGTGCAACCATAATACTCATAATGGGAAGCTTTGCAATCATTTCTCTTGTAACAGGGCCGCATGGGATGATAAAGAACCTTAGGATGAGGAGGCATGGAGGAAATGATTGA
- the cls gene encoding cardiolipin synthase, translating into MVDKIKTIESKSKTRNGIKRMSFIALSILFEIGLILMLINFLYMDYVLVEIIIRIITIPLGLYIYSGHKTASMKMPWILLILATHVVGVTLFLLVGLNGGTKKMRERYKKVDEQIFPLLPENRHVLDKLEESDPNAYGISAYLSKYSHYPVYENTDVTYYDRAEDGLEAQLEALKQAEKFIFMEYFAIQNTVAWGRIEEILVEKAGKGVEIRVYYDDVGSVSFVNRDFAKRLKSLGINCRVFNPFMPGINVFLNNRDHRKMTIVDGKVGFTGGYNLADEYFNLTHPYGMWKDTGIRLEGDAVKSLTISFLEMWNAVKRSDKDDVDIEKYLPRTDYVAKSKAFVQPYADIPIDKEQVGENVYISMANKAEQYCYFMTPYLIITDEMSQAISLAAKRGVDVRIVTPGIPDKKLVYKVTRSFYNGLARNGVRIYEWTPGFSHAKMNVVDDKMAVCGTINLDYRSLYHHFENACFIVDEGIATEMREDFEKTFRQCGEVTEEYSTGKRSVIRLGQLFLRLFASLL; encoded by the coding sequence ATGGTGGATAAAATAAAGACAATAGAAAGTAAGAGTAAGACCAGAAACGGCATCAAGAGAATGAGCTTTATTGCTTTGTCAATTCTGTTTGAGATAGGACTTATACTGATGCTTATAAACTTTCTCTACATGGACTATGTGCTGGTAGAGATTATAATTAGAATTATTACCATACCTTTAGGCTTATATATATACAGTGGACATAAGACGGCTTCTATGAAAATGCCTTGGATACTGCTTATACTGGCTACTCATGTTGTGGGAGTAACCCTTTTCCTGCTTGTCGGCTTAAATGGCGGTACGAAGAAGATGAGAGAGCGTTATAAGAAGGTGGATGAGCAGATATTTCCACTTTTACCTGAGAATAGGCATGTATTAGATAAACTTGAAGAGAGTGACCCCAATGCCTACGGTATTTCAGCTTACTTAAGTAAGTACTCGCACTATCCCGTATATGAAAATACTGATGTAACCTACTATGACAGGGCTGAAGATGGGCTTGAGGCACAGCTTGAGGCACTTAAACAGGCGGAGAAATTTATCTTTATGGAATACTTTGCCATACAGAATACAGTTGCCTGGGGAAGAATAGAAGAGATACTTGTGGAGAAGGCTGGGAAGGGCGTGGAAATCAGAGTGTATTACGATGATGTAGGCTCTGTGAGCTTTGTAAATAGAGACTTTGCAAAAAGGCTTAAGTCGCTTGGGATTAACTGCAGGGTGTTTAATCCGTTTATGCCCGGTATCAATGTGTTCTTAAATAACAGAGACCATAGAAAGATGACTATAGTAGATGGAAAGGTTGGATTTACGGGCGGTTATAACCTTGCAGATGAGTATTTCAACCTAACCCATCCTTATGGAATGTGGAAGGATACAGGAATAAGGCTTGAGGGAGATGCTGTTAAGTCTCTTACAATATCATTCTTAGAGATGTGGAATGCAGTAAAGCGCTCGGACAAGGATGATGTTGACATTGAAAAATACCTTCCAAGGACTGACTATGTGGCAAAGAGTAAGGCCTTTGTACAGCCTTATGCTGATATCCCGATAGACAAAGAACAGGTGGGAGAAAATGTATATATAAGCATGGCAAATAAGGCGGAGCAATACTGCTACTTTATGACTCCTTACCTGATAATTACAGATGAGATGAGCCAGGCAATTTCCCTTGCGGCCAAGCGTGGAGTGGATGTGAGGATAGTAACTCCCGGCATACCTGATAAAAAGCTGGTATATAAGGTAACCCGCTCTTTCTACAACGGTCTTGCAAGAAATGGAGTGAGGATATACGAGTGGACTCCGGGGTTTAGCCATGCGAAGATGAATGTGGTAGATGATAAAATGGCTGTCTGCGGCACTATAAACCTGGACTATAGAAGCCTTTACCATCATTTTGAAAATGCCTGCTTTATAGTAGATGAGGGTATCGCAACTGAAATGAGAGAGGACTTTGAGAAGACATTTAGGCAGTGCGGAGAGGTGACAGAAGAATACAGCACAGGTAAAAGATCGGTAATAAGGCTTGGACAGCTCTTCTTAAGGCTGTTTGCATCATTATTGTAG
- a CDS encoding helix-turn-helix transcriptional regulator, whose translation MTIHAYQEIYLSKAQSVLGTAFDYAVNDCGILGDDFVKLFATSSVSRHIENGEASSIVGKSGIEIVREIVFETKGEILEVEAKESYGRSEEYWIGWVVAYYQWYTNRKFSEILRAVSFEDLQRMYHTLHEADITKSAEIIDERVKSFFPETNLKRFRKTYGCSQSKLSKLSGVSLRSIQMYEQRNKDINKASLETAYRLAKVFGCEVEDLIER comes from the coding sequence ATGACAATCCATGCATACCAAGAAATATATCTGAGTAAAGCACAGTCAGTACTTGGGACTGCTTTTGATTACGCTGTAAACGATTGTGGAATATTAGGTGATGACTTTGTAAAACTATTTGCAACAAGTTCTGTAAGCAGACATATTGAAAATGGGGAAGCATCCAGTATAGTGGGCAAAAGCGGCATTGAAATTGTGAGAGAAATTGTATTTGAGACTAAAGGAGAAATACTTGAGGTAGAGGCTAAAGAGTCCTATGGACGTAGTGAGGAGTACTGGATTGGCTGGGTTGTAGCCTATTATCAATGGTATACAAACAGGAAATTTAGCGAAATATTAAGAGCTGTGTCATTTGAAGATTTACAGAGAATGTACCATACCTTACATGAGGCAGACATAACAAAATCAGCTGAAATTATAGACGAGAGGGTGAAGAGCTTTTTTCCTGAAACAAACTTAAAACGGTTTCGTAAAACCTATGGTTGTTCTCAATCAAAATTATCCAAGCTCTCAGGTGTTAGCCTTCGTTCAATTCAAATGTATGAGCAACGCAATAAAGATATAAACAAAGCAAGTCTTGAAACAGCTTACCGCCTTGCTAAAGTCTTCGGCTGTGAGGTAGAGGATTTGATTGAGAGATAA